In one Drosophila gunungcola strain Sukarami chromosome 2R unlocalized genomic scaffold, Dgunungcola_SK_2 000004F, whole genome shotgun sequence genomic region, the following are encoded:
- the LOC128253984 gene encoding LOW QUALITY PROTEIN: acidic leucine-rich nuclear phosphoprotein 32 family member A (The sequence of the model RefSeq protein was modified relative to this genomic sequence to represent the inferred CDS: deleted 1 base in 1 codon) — protein sequence MEKRIELERRARKVNQITELNLDNCRSTSIVGLTDEYTALESLSLINVGLTTLKGFPKLPNLKKLELSDNRISSGLNYLTTSPKLQYLNLSGNKIKDLETLKPLEEFKNLAVLDLFNNDATQVDNYREKIFKMLPSLNFLDGFDCDDEEAQSDGDDDEEVNGNDSEEEDKRSAFCLNGLEIDLDELEALEQRVKAKKSLQDKPPSHSEDNEVDDLDEYLKELQLREPTAAATDEKSVIKATQQTASNRNLNFAILLYWFFAILNLANATYFSNDDDDEGDSDDSEEDNGEVSLSEVYNDDLEEDNSDWEGEGEGGEDDEDEDSDIDEADGDANESAASVNAKDDKDGEKAGDESQARGKKRKHDG from the exons ATGGAGAAGAGAATAGAACTGGAGCGACGCGCACGCAAAGTAAATCAG ATCACAGAGCTGAATCTGGACAATTGCCGGAGTACAAGCATCGTTGGCCTTACAGACGAATACACCGCCTTGGAATCGCTAAGCTTGATCAACGTGGGTCTCACCACACTCAAAGGTTTCCCCAAGCTGCCCAACTTAAAGAAGTTGGAGCTGTCCGACAACCGAATTTCGAGCGGCCTCAACTATCTGACCACCAGCCCCAAACTGCAATATCTCAACTTGTCCGGCAACAAGATCAAGGATCTGGAGACCCTTAAGCCCCTGGAGGAGTTTAAGAATCTAGCAGTGCTGGATCTGTTTAATAACGACGCCACCCAGGTGGACAATTATCGCGAGAAGATCTTCAAGATGCTGCCATCGTTAAACTTCTTGGACgg TTTTGATTGCGACGATGAGGAGGCGCAATCCgatggcgatgatgatgaagaAGTCAACGGCAACGATTCCGAGGAGGAAG ATAAGCGCAGTGCCTTCTGTTTGAATGGTTTAGAAATCGATTTAGACGAGCTCGAGGCACTGGAGCAGCGCGTGAAGGCGAAAAAGAGTTTGCAGGACAAACCACCTTCGCACTCGGAGGACAATGAAGTAGACGACTTAGATGAGTACCTGAAAGAGTTGCAGTTGAGGGAACCCACAGCTGCAGCAACCGATGAAAAATCTGTGATAAAGGCGACCCAACAGACCGCTAGCAATCGAAACTTAAAT TTCGCCATCCTGCTCTATTGGTTCTTTGCCATTTTAAATCTGGCCAACGCCACATATT TTTCcaatgacgatgacgacgaagGTGACAGCGATGATAGCGAGGAGGACAACGGAGAGGTGTCCCTTTCGGAGGTGTACAATGACGATTTGGAGGAGGATAACTCCGATTGGGAGGGCGAGGGTGAAGGTGGCGAGGACGATGAGGATGAGGACTCCGATATTGATGAAGCCGATGGGGATGCAAACGAATCCGCTGCATCAGTAAATGCCAAGGATGATAAGGATGGCGAAAAGGCAGGAG ACGAATCGCAAGCCCGGGGCAAGAAGAGAAAGCATGATGGTTAA
- the LOC128253652 gene encoding uncharacterized protein LOC128253652, with protein sequence MNILKKSHVLNQNCLRDKIQELSPLLRNLDWPANKDSVFRAAWSYYASGCQERLTTIRRRIEQNARMVAPNKRIGAPLPVDLKLPFNESQLTPGLDADEHIYRELVSCFRNAKSTASIKKTPQKRSKIQRPFDMSKFSTPEQWINWKREEQQVGQLLKQSFDPYLKEEMSKKLQHLKKLTSRRPLLQVPNQKEIIDNTKVSHFKKRKSRQKYIDEIDKYKTNVKSRKSKSFTNLDENKLPWSSKKAPTKLAAKYELHKNLRKNDTKLAEKYDVHVNSRKNDKKLSEKHILTKSSEKTTTKLEDIYKLPSKSIKTDANEDVKNKPPLNSIITPRNKSPWKSKKTPKTLADKHKLSSTSRKIIRNLADILKQTNKPSRNMTSKLAHIYKQPSKSRKTSKILAETYKIPSNSRKLQPKIAGKLELHSKSRKSSLTWTGKYNTIWAVRRFIAEHPSLESIASSKRSIRLNQPRPKRIEKHSDSSEEDTGLYGIDYQLPIVDADSKSLTSQKSQKAQKIKRSMARKYQIQSQNLPKVQKLNTSKAKKVKAHKKHKNQDLKDVVNLNVEKDAKDSSSLALLPGKTNGEIYKTNLKISQRRNKVSKTCHFSSHTLLKSSKSGGSQSPLFKIPNEESNDEVQRQVFISTKRSSSLSTLQTPKRNVYIEEIMKRMSASNPTIGSGSQTFKDLNSDLSIYRGQPINFENQEIGMSIIPRGEHHKWPLNVTQHTAYVNPNNQHDPKHKHFYLNKRRHHEMARQEHEHDTFSNNEIALKPTHDIFANKQGVVSYQSKISLSLSETEVRLSLESKPLVIADLISKFMKSYASEISCFQSYPDWFKTNELDSVFIETVVKKKEPKEPKKIKKTKKRRVVETMEVEKTPSKPIKISCSLCNLVRRRQSELRPYMQRMQKERQRLELKTYYTQKLLKCRPAQELNVQEQKRACAREVLARCSQTLNLCQQILEQRRLKKCQLQQSEQIRKLNT encoded by the coding sequence atgaacattttaaagaagAGCCATGTGCTGAATCAAAATTGTTTGCGGGATAAGATTCAGGAATTGTCTCCTTTGTTGCGCAATTTGGACTGGCCGGCCAACAAGGATTCGGTCTTTCGGGCAGCATGGAGCTACTATGCCAGCGGCTGTCAGGAGCGACTGACGACCATTCGCAGGCGCATCGAACAGAACGCTAGGATGGTGGCTCCAAATAAAAGGATAGGTGCCCCACTTCCAGTCGACCTCAAGCTCCCCTTTAACGAGAGCCAGCTGACCCCAGGATTGGATGCGGATGAGCACATCTACCGGGAATTGGTGTCCTGTTTTCGCAATGCCAAAAGCACGGCTTCTATAAAGAAAACCCCTCAGAAGCGCTCCAAAATTCAGAGGCCTTTCGATATGAGTAAATTTTCCACACCCGAACAATGGATTAATTGGAAGCGAGAGGAACAGCAAGTGGGTCAATTGCTAAAACAATCCTTTGATCCATACCTAAAAGAGGAAATGTCCAAGAAGCtgcaacatttaaaaaaactcaCCAGCCGAAGACCTCTGTTACAAGTTCCAAATCAGAAAGAAATAATTGATAATACCAAGGTGTCACAttttaagaaaagaaaatcaagACAAAAGTATATTGATGAAATAGATAAATACAAAACCAATGTGAAgtcaagaaaatcaaaatcattcACAAATTTGGATGAAAACAAACTGCCATGGAGTTCAAAAAAAGCACCCACAAAATTAGCAGCAAAATATGAACtccataaaaatttaagaaaaaacgaTACCAAATTGGCAGAAAAATATGATGTCCATgtaaattcaagaaaaaacGATAAAAAATTGTCGGAAAAACATATACTCACTAAAAGTTCAGAAAAGACCACTACAAAATTGGAAgacatatataaattaccaTCAAAGTCAATAAAAACTGACGCGAACGAGGATGTCAAAAATAAACCACCTTTGAATTCAATAATAACACCCAGGAATAAGTCTCCTTGGAAgtcaaaaaaaacaccaaagacCTTGGCAGATAAACACAAACTATCTTCGACTTCAAGAAAAATAATCAGGAATTTGGCAGACATTCTTAAACAAACCAATAAACCATCAAGAAACATGACATCAAAATTAGCACACATATATAAACAACCTTCCAAGTCAAGAAAAACCTCCAAGATATTAGCGGAAACATATAAAATACCCTCGAACTCAAGAAAATTACAACCGAAAATAGCAGGAAAATTAGAACTCCATTCAAAGTCAAGAAAATCATCCTTAACTTGGACAGGTAAATATAATACCATTTGGGCAGTTAGGAGGTTTATTGCCGAGCATCCAAGTCTGGAAAGTATAGCTAGCTCAAAGCGATCTATAAGACTTAACCAACCGCGTCCAAAACGAATTGAAAAACACAGTGACAGTAGCGAAGAAGATACTGGTTTATACGGCATTGATTATCAATTACCAATTGTGGATGCGGACAGCAAATCTTTGACTTCGCAAAAGTCGCAGAAggcccaaaaaataaaaagatcaATGGCAAGAAAATATCAAATCCAATCACAAAATCTTCCGAAggttcaaaaattaaatacttcaaaggcaaaaaaagttaaagcccataaaaaacacaaaaatcaaGATCTAAAGGATGtcgtaaatttaaatgttgaaaAAGATGCAAAGGATTCCTCATCGTTAGCTCTGCTTCCTGGAAAGACCAACGgcgaaatatataaaacaaatttaaaaatttcacagAGGAGGAACAAGGTATCTAAGACTTGCCATTTCAGTTCGCACACATTATTAAAGAGTTCGAAGTCCGGTGGAAGCCAATCGCCACTGTTTAAAATACCAAATGAAGAATCAAATGATGAGGTGCAAAGACAAGTATTTATTTCAACGAAAAGGTCTAGCTCTTTAAGTACACTGCAAACGCCAAAGAGAAATGTTTACATTGAGGAAATCATGAAAAGAATGTCTGCGAGCAATCCGACAATCGGATCCGGAAGTCAGACGTTTAAAGATTTGAATTCGGACTTGTCAATCTACAGAGGGCAGCcgattaattttgaaaatcaggAAATCGGAATGAGTATAATACCTAGAGGCGAACACCATAAATGGCCACTCAATGTTACCCAACATACCGCTTACGTAAATCCCAATAACCAACATGAcccaaaacacaaacatttttatttaaacaaaagaagGCACCACGAAATGGCAAGGCAAGAACATGAACATGATACGTTTAGTAATAACGAAATTGCTTTAAAGCCTACACATGACATTTTTGCTAACAAGCAGGGAGTTGTGAGCTATCAATCAAAaatctctctttctctctccgAAACTGAAGTTCGTTTGAGTCTCGAATCGAAACCCCTGGTCATTGCCGATCTGATATCTAAATTTATGAAGTCTTATGCCTCGGAAATAAGTTGTTTTCAATCATATCCGGATTGGTTTAAGACCAACGAGCTGGACAGCGTTTTCATTGAGACTGTAGTTAAAAAGAAAGAGCCCAAGGAgcccaaaaaaattaagaaaactaaaaaacgcAGGGTTGTGGAAACTATGGAAGTCGAGAAAACGCCTTCGAAGCCCATTAAGATTTCCTGCTCCTTGTGCAATTTGGTTAGGAGAAGGCAATCCGAACTGCGGCCCTATATGCAGCGAATGCAAAAAGAACGCCAGCGATTGGAACTAAAGACCTATTACACCCAGAAGTTGCTGAAATGTCGGCCGGCTCAAGAGCTCAATGTCCAGGAGCAAAAAAGAGCCTGTGCCCGTGAGGTTCTGGCCAGATGCTCTCAAACACTGAATTTATGTCAGCAAATCCTGGAACAGAGACGATTGAAAAAATGTCAGCTGCAACAATCCGAACAAATTAGAAAGTTAAATACATGA
- the LOC128253654 gene encoding uncharacterized protein LOC128253654 has product MRSLRRVFAAAAVADFRNISPKLGPPLSWCPPPPPSTNFVKNLEAKKQPRNYLRLVEDPELPKLIKLYERVCRCSPKTLNGSTRLRRSELDGPPKKSRENYTKGTIRSVKINNFETPKFDKSQELTASKSSELSSKDSTKHKRFFEHYTLKKSRQKNKIPKQTTDCASLERNKIGSSKIKNPKQTTRKKNIKNVKIGSTKSKPPKQTKNIKRFENITNRTNKSYQDKRQSVGQADSADKFLNNLKFKNFGKSVLFKKHIQHIRSPSIGIFKDIVSDDDDYSLISEEDISLKEEVLRRISEPSYGIGTLTNISTISWLPKLVSELVNPVELYQFDPIDLEAYRDHFLSLHSLKPEDFRSSWTKIPWPKPSKPRKRNVKREDLKSLFQKERPLARKGHKSIKAATLPVKRFKYHSLPFEMWQRKRKRSKKTVPSQTKVVQNRCELCYFCRPSSQPDEPFMIEMKMRRDREALQQYYLNMDKRNQESGSTTFSDSKQSVKGSKPPANKLNCSSNLGKMRLQLEKCLAILNICGLLVDVRLRLLRCKRENRACRSGVGTGPEPN; this is encoded by the coding sequence ATGAGGAGCCTGAGGCGTGTTTTTGCCGCTGCGGCAGTTGCTGATTTTCGGAATATATCCCCCAAATTAGGTCCTCCTCTTTCATGGTGTCCACCTCCACCGCCTTCCACCAACTTTGTCAAGAATTTGGAAGCAAAGAAGCAGCCTAGAAACTACTTAAGACTAGTAGAGGATCCCGAACTGCCCAAGTTGATAAAACTTTATGAGCGAGTTTGCCGATGTAGTCCTAAAACTCTAAATGGTTCTACCAGACTCAGAAGATCTGAGCTAGATGGTCCCCCCAAGAAATCTCGAGAAAATTATACCAAAGGTACAATACGTTCTgtgaaaattaataactttgaAACACCTAAATTCGACAAAAGTCAAGAACTTACCGCATCAAAAAGTTCGGAACTTAGTAGTAAGGATTCTACAAAGCATAAACGATTTTTTGAGCATTATACTCTTAAGAAATCCAGGCAAAAAAACAAGATCCCAAAGCAAACCACAGATTGTGCAAGTttagaaagaaataaaattgggagttctaaaatcaaaaacccaaaacaaacCACACgtaaaaagaatataaaaaatgttaaaataggGAGCACAAAAAGCAAACCACCAAagcaaactaaaaatataaagagattcgaaaatattacaaatagaACCAATAAGTCATATCAAGACAAAAGGCAATCGGTCGGGCAAGCGGATTCTGCggataaatttttaaacaatctgaagtttaaaaattttggaaaatcagtcctttttaaaaagcatATACAGCATATTAGATCACCTAGCATAGGTATTTTCAAGGACATTGTGTCTGACGACGATGATTATTCACTGATATCGGAAGAAGATATTTCGCTAAAAGAAGAGGTACTGAGACGCATCAGTGAGCCATCATACGGAATAGGCACTTTGACCAACATATCCACCATATCCTGGCTCCCAAAATTAGTCTCGGAACTTGTCAATCCCGTAGAACTGTATCAGTTTGATCCCATTGACTTAGAGGCGTACAGGGATCATTTTCTATCCTTGCATTCCCTTAAACCTGAAGATTTCAGAAGCTCATGGACCAAAATTCCTTGGCCAAAGCCTTCTAAACCCAGGAAAAGAAATGTAAAGAGAGAAGatcttaaaagtttatttcaaaaagaaCGTCCTCTTGCCAGGAAAGGGCATAAATCTATTAAAGCTGCTACGTTGCCTGTGAAACGCTTTAAATACCACTCTTTACCCTTTGAAATGTGGCAGAGAAAACGTAAGAGATCGAAAAAAACCGTGCCCAGTCAGACAAAAGTCGTCCAAAATAGGTGtgaattgtgttatttttgccGACCAAGCAGCCAGCCCGATGAACCATTTATGATAGAGATGAAAATGCGTAGGGATCGTGAAGCGCTGCAGCAATATTACCTTAATATGGACAAAAGGAACCAGGAATCAGGTTCTACTACTTTTTCCGATTCGAAACAGAGTGTTAAGGGCTCTAAGCCTCCTGCAAATAAGTTAAATTGCAGTTCAAATCTTGGCAAGATGCGTCTTCAATTGGAGAAATGTCTGGCGATTCTGAATATTTGTGGTCTCCTTGTTGATGTGCGTTTGCGACTTTTGAGATGTAAAAGAGAGAACAGAGCTTGTCGCAGTGGTGTTGGTACCGGTCCTGAACCAAATTAG